A genomic region of Haliotis asinina isolate JCU_RB_2024 chromosome 1, JCU_Hal_asi_v2, whole genome shotgun sequence contains the following coding sequences:
- the LOC137273016 gene encoding ankyrin repeat domain-containing protein 50-like, with the protein MLAAENGHKDVVKLLADKEADVSIVDETGDNILHCACRGGDAEVVKYILSQEMVEINSLGHRKKTPVMVAGQEGHMEVVELLAKLRADLSLSDESGSNILHTASYRGHIGIVKYILSLNSVDVNSRGWKSRTPVMVAAKQGHKEVVKLLVQHGTDLSLRDKLGNVVQTACYRRQIDVVKYVLSLNSVDIKNRGWKKRIPEMIATELRNEEVVELLVKNEADLSLTDEDGHTILHLVSYKGCVDVLKYLLSLNYLDINSRGWNKMTPVMLAADHGHKEVIELLINHRADLSAIDKVGNNILHIACESGHVDVVQYLLSLKLLDINSRVWNNWTPVMSATEEGHKEVIELLINHRADLSIIDKGGNNILHIACESGHIDVVQYFLSLNCLDINSRGWRKWTPVMLAAYHGHNEVIKLLINHTADLSISGKGGDNILHIACQSGHTDVVQYLLSLNSLDINSRGWKKRTPVMLAAKGGHKEVIELLINHRADLSTIDKVGNNILHIACESGHIDVVQYLLSLDSLDINSRGWKKRTPVMLAAKGGHKEVIELLINHRADLSVSGKGGDNILHIACESGHIDVVQYLLSLNSLDINSRGWKKRTPVMLAAKRGNRDVVKLLVENEANLTLTDEDGTNFLDLAHQGGYI; encoded by the coding sequence ATGTTGGCAGCAGAGAACGGACACAAAGACGTGGTGAAGCTGCTTGCTGACAAAGAAGCTGATGTGTCAATCGTGGATGAAACaggtgacaacatccttcactgcGCCTGTAGGGGAGGAGATGCGGAGGTGGTGAAGTACATCCTCTCACAGGAAATGGTTGAGATCAACAGTCTAGGACATCGCAAGAAAACACCAGTGATGGTAGCAGGACAAGAAGGACATATGGAAGTGGTGGAATTACTGGCAAAACTTAGAGCTGATCTGTCTCTCAGTGATGAATCGGGAAGTAACATCCTTCACACTGCATCGTACCGAGGACATATTGGTATCGTAAAATATATCCTCTCACTGAACTCTGTGGACGTAAACAGCAGGGGATGGAAGAGTAGGACACCAGTGATGGTAGCAGCAAAACAGGGACATAAGGAAGTGGTGAAATTACTTGTACAACATGGAACTGATCTGTCACTCAGAGACAAGTTGGGTAACGTCGTTCAAACTGCCTGTTACCGAAGACAAATTGATGTAGTGAAATATGTCCTCTCATTGAACTCGGTGGACATAAAAAACAGGGGATGGAAGAAAAGGATACCAGAGATGATAGCAACTGAACTGAGGAATGAGGAAGTGGTGGAACTACTCGTAAAAAATGAAGCAGATCTCTCACTCACAGATGAAGACGGTCACACCATTCTTCACTTGGTTTCTTACAAAGGATGTGTCGATGTCCTCAAATATCTCCTCTCATTGAACTATCTTGACATAAACAGCAGGGGATGGAATAAAAtgacaccagtgatgttagcagCAGACCACGGACACAAAGAAGTGATCGAACTACTCATAAACCATAGAGCTGATCTGTCAGCCATTGACAAAGTAGggaacaacatccttcacattGCCTGTGAGAGCGGACACGTTGATGTAGTTCAGTATCTCCTCTCACTCAAGTTACTTGACATAAACAGCAGGGTATGGAATAACTGGACACCAGTGATGTCAGCAACGGAAGAAGGTCACAAAGAAGTGATCGAGCTACTCATAAATCATAGAGCTGATCTGTCAATCATTGACAAAGGAGggaacaacatccttcacattGCCTGTGAGAGCGGACACATTGACGTAGTTCAGTATTTCCTCTCACTGAACTGTCTTGACATAAACAGCAGGGGATGGAGGAAGTggacaccagtgatgttagcagCTTACCACGGACATAATGAAGTGATCAAACTACTCATAAATCATACAGCTGATCTGTCAATCAGTGGCAAAGGGGGggacaacatccttcacattGCCTGTCAGAGTGGACACACTGATGTAGTTCAATATCTTCTCTCACTGAACTCTCTTGACATAAACAGCAGGGGGTGGAAGAAGAgaacaccagtgatgttagcagCAAAAGGAGGTCACAAAGAAGTGATCGAACTACTCATAAATCATAGAGCTGATCTGTCAACCATTGACAAAGTAGggaacaacatccttcacattGCCTGTGAGAGCGGACACATTGATGTAGTTCAGTATCTCCTCTCACTGGACTCTCTTGACATAAACAGCAGGGGGTGGAAGAAGAgaacaccagtgatgttagcagCAAAAGGAGGTCACAAAGAAGTGATCGAACTACTCATAAATCATAGAGCTGATCTGTCAGTCAGTGGCAAAGGGGGggacaacatccttcacattGCCTGTGAGAGCGGACACATTGATGTAGTTCAATATCTTCTCTCACTGAACTCTCTTGACATAAACAGCAGGGGGTGGAAGAAGAGAACACCGGTGATGTTAGCAGCAAAACGCGGAAATAGAGATGTAGTGAAACTACTGGTAGAGAACGAAGCAAATCTCACACTGACAGATGAAGACGGTACAAATTTTCTTGATTTGGCCCACCAAGGGGGATATATTTAG